The sequence below is a genomic window from Arthrobacter sp. U41.
GTTTGACCATGATGGCCAATTCGACGTTGCCCTGGCCGGGACCGGGGGTCACCGGGGCGGCGGGAGGCGAGGGGGCGGGAGTCTTCGTTTCGGCGTCCGGCGGGAGGGTGTCCGTGGCCGAGGGGCTGGCCGTGCTTGTCGGGGCGGAAAGCGTGGCCGACGGCGACGTGGTGGTCCCGCCGCCGGGCATGCAGGCCGTCATTCCGGTGACCGCCATCAGAACGAGCGCCGCGTAACTGAGTTGCTTGCGCATCAGCTGTCCTCCTGTGTTTTGCCCAGTCTACCGCCGGGGCGCGTCCTTGGATGCGGTCTTCGTTGCCGCAATCAGGGCCGTCATGGAGGCATGCAGCTGGCCGACCTGTTCGCGGCTCAGGCCCAGCAGATCCATCATGGTTCCGGGCACAGCCGTGGCCTGCTGCCGCAGCGCGGTCCCTTGCGGGGTGAGCCCCACCGCAAGGGTCCGCTCGTCGCCCGGGACCCGCTGGCGCGTGATGAATCCGGCGGCTTCCAGGCGGCGCAGCAGGGGGGAAATCGTTGCCGGCTCCTGGGCGAGCGCTTCGCTGATGTCGCGAACCGAGCGCGGGCTGGATTCCCAGAGGCACAGCATCACCAGGTACTGGGGGTGGGTGAGGCCGAGCTGGTCCAGTACCGGCTTGTAGGCCCCGACGACACTGCGGGAAGCCACCGTGAGGGCGAAGCACAGCTGGTGTTCCAGCAGCAGGTCGTCCCTGGTTCCTTCGGTCACATCGGTCACTGGGGCACTCCATGGATAGTTAGTGCGCTAATCATTAGCGTACACTGATGGCATCGTCCCGTTCAGAGGAGTGGATAGTGAAAGCCAAGGAAAATGCCGACAACGCCTCGCAGAGGTTCATGCGCGCAACGGGCAGGCTCCGGATGATTTTCGGGCCGGCCAACCGCAGCTCCCTGGGACACGAAATGACGGAGCGTAACCGGCAACTGCTGGCCCAGCGCGAAGCCGAGACCCAGCAGTGGGAGACCCTCCACCGCCCCGACGGCAGCACCTACGTTGTGCCGCGCAACCCCGAGGACAAATCGCTGCGGTAAAGCCGGCGCCGGGTTCAGCCCGGGCCGGCTCCGCGCAGCGGGCTCGCTTTCGGGCCGCCGGCGCCCCTGCATTTTCCCGACGACGGGCGTAAAATAGGGGCACTGGCACCAGCACTTAGCCACGTCTGTTCGTCGTGGCCCGGACGCTGGAGAGGGGGTGGGAATTGTGGCACTCGCACTGAGGAAGATGGCACTCAGGCAGCACCTGCACCCGTCGTTATGGGCACGCTTTCTTTTCGGCCCGGCCCAGCGGGGCGATTACTCCGCGCCGGTTGTGCACAGGAATGATGACTTGGAGCGCGCCGCTGAAATGGAGCTCGCCGGCTTTGAAGTGGAGACCGATGCGCACGGACATCGCTACGCTGTCCGGAAGGAAGACCTCCCGAAAGAACAAGTCTGAGCAGCGCCCTGCAGGGGGCATGACAAAGGGAGCGGCACATGCCGCTCCCTTTGTCAGTTAATTCGATGCCTGCCCGAGGCGGGGTGGCTCAGCGGCCGGTACCGCCGTACACCGTTGCCTCATCCTCGCTGTCCAGGTCGAAAGCCTTGTGGATGGCGCGCACGGCGTCGTCGAGCAGGTCCGCGTGGGTGACGACCGAAATCCGGATCTCCGAGGTGGAGATCATGTTGATATTGATCCCGGCCTCGGAGAGCGCGGCGAAGAACTTCGCCGAGACGCCCGGGTGGGAACGCATGCCGGCGCCGATCAGCGAGAGCTTGCCGATCTTCTCGTTGTACTCGATGGTTTCGAAGCCGATCCGGTCCTGCGCGGCATGCAGCGCGGCGAGGGCATCGGCGCCCTCGACGATCGGCAGCGTGAAGGAAATGTCGGTCCGGCCGGTGCCGTGGGTGGAAACGTTCTGGACGATCATGTCGATGTTCGAGTGCGCATCGGCGATGACCTGGAAGATCGCCGCAGCCTTGCCGGGGATATCGGGAACCCCGACGACCGTGACCTTGGCCTCTGAGCGGTCGTGTGCAACACCGGAGATGATTGGCTGCTCCAAGGCAACTCCCTCTTGGGTTGTGATCTTGTCGTCAGCGCCGGGGAGGACCCAGGTGCCTTCGTTCTGGCTGAATGAGGAACGGACGTGCAGCGGCACACCGAACCGGCGCGCGTACTCGACGCAGCGCAGGTGCAGGATCTTGGCGCCGGACGCCGCGAGTTCGAGCATTTCCTCGCTGGAGATCCGGTCGATCTTGCGGGCGGACGGGACGACGCGCGGATCGGCGGTGTAGATCCCGTCGACGTCCGTGAAGATTTCACACACGTCGGCGTCGAGGGCGGCAGCCAGGGCCACGGCCGTCGTGTCCGAGCCGCCTCGGCCCAGGGTGGTGATTTCGTTGGTGGTGCGGCTCATGCCCTGGAAGCCCGCGACGATAGCGATATGGCCCTTGTCCAGGGCGGTGCGGATGCGGTGCGGGTCGACATCGATGATCCGGGCCTTGCCGTGGATGCCATCGGTGATCATGCCGGCCTGGGAACCGGTGAAGGACTGGGCCGAGGCGCCGAACTTGTTGATGGCCATGGCAAGCAGCGCCATCGAGATGCGTTCGCCGGCGGAGAGGAGCATGTCCATCTCACGGGCGGGGGCGGAGTCGGTGACCTGAGACGCGAGATCGAGCAGCTCATCGGTCGTGTCGCCCATGGCGGAGACGACCACGACCACTTCGTCGCCGGCGTTCTGGGCATCCACGATCCGTCGGGCCACACGCTTGATGCCCTCGGCATCCGCCACGGAGGAGCCGCCGAATTTCTTCACCACCAGGTGCTTCGTGGCGACGGCGGAGGCGGGCCGCTCCTGTGGCTGCGGTCCGGGGTGGACTTCGGTAGTGGGCAAACTCATGCGCGCACCCTCACTGGATCATCGGGGTTCTGGGCCAGGCAACCAAACGGCGCGACGGCGTAACTTCTCAGCCCAGTTTATCGCCGCGACCCCCGGTTGCTGAATTGTGACCGAATACCAGACACCCCGGCTCCCGTTCCCCTGGACATGCCCTCCGCTGCGGGCCAGGAGCGGACATGCGCTCCGGACCGTCAGGACATGCCCTCCGCCGCGGCTGGAGGATGGGCATGTTGGCACTATGTCCGTCCCTGGGCGCGGGGGCTGGGCATGTCCGGCCGGGAGTCGACGCACGACGGCGGCAGCGACCGGAAGCGCTCGGACGCAGCCGCTAGCTCAGTGCGTTGCGCCGGCCTTCGAAGGCCCGGCCGAGGGTGACCTCGTCGGCGTATTCGAGGTCGCCTCCCACGGGGAGGCCGGATGCCAGCCGGGTCACGGCGATGCCAATCGACTTGAGCATGCGCGCCAGGTAGGTCGCTGTGGCCTCGCCCTCCAGGTTGGGGTCGGTCGCGATGATGATTTCCTGGATTGCGCCGTCGTTGAGCCGGGTGAGGAGTTCGCGGATCCGGAGTTGCTCGGGGCCGATGCCGGCAATGGGGTTAATCGCCCCGCCCAGCACGTGATACCGGCCCCGGAACGAGCGGGTGCGTTCGACGGCGAGGACGTCCTTGGATTCCTCGACAACGCAGATGATCGAGGGGTCCCGGCGAGGGTCGCGGCAGATGTTGCACAGCTCCTGCTCCGTGACGTTGCCGCACACCGTGCAGAATTTGACCCGTTCCTTGACGGTGGTGATGGCGTCGACGAGTCTTTTCATGTCCTGCGGGTCGGCTTCAAGGATGTGGAAGGCCAGCCGCTGGGCGGACTTGGGCCCGACTCCGGGAAGGCGTCCGAGCTCGTCAATCAGCTCTTGAACTGCACCTTCGTACACAATGTCCTCGTTCGTTTGGGGTGGGAGCGGCGGCGGGCCCGGCGGGGCGGCTAGAAGCGCGGCGGCAGCGGGCTTCCGTCCAGTGACCGCTCTTCAATCAGCTTTCCGTCCAGGATTCGTTCGACGGCGGCACGTCCGAAGACGCCGGATTCCTCGATCGTTTCGTCATCCGCACTGGGGATGTCCTGGACGTAGGTGGTGGTGACGGCCGCTGCCCTGGCCGGAGCCTTGGCACGTCCCGCTTCAGCCTCCGGGCTGTTGGACAGCCGCTGATAGAGGCTTTGCCGGCCGGTCGCGGGTGTCGCTGCCGGGGCGACGGGATTCGCTGCCGGTGATGCCGTGGGTGGAACGGGCGCTGCCGTCGGCGCGGCGTTTGTCGGCGCGGCATTTGCCGGTGTGGCGGGCGCTGCAATCGGCGCCGCGTTCGCTGAGGCCGGCACGGACGGGGCGCCCACGGCCACCAACTCCGCGGGGTCGCCCCAGCCGTTTGACGAGGAGGCGACAGGCTCATACGAAGCGGAAGCCGACACTGCCGCGGCGTACTGCGGGACCTGGGCCGCCGCAGGTTCGTAGTGCGGCGGTTCCGGCTCAGGCGCGGGCTCCGGAGTCTCGGATGCTTCCCCGGGGTACCTTCCGACGTTCGGCTCAGTGCCGACGGCCCAGACCCCGGGGGCCTGCTCGACTGCACGGGCCCACGGGTCGTCAGCGGTATCCGGCGCTTGCGGGGCGGGAGCCCCGCTCGGTGCCGTCGGGGATGCGGCGCCGGTACGCGCCGGAGCGGCGGCTTTCTTGCGTGCGGGCGCAGGCGCGGCGGCCGGCGGGGCGGCCCGGACCAGGGCGGGTGCCGAGGGGTCCCAGTCCATGGGCGGTTCCTCGTCCAGCGGCGGAGCGTCCTCATCGCGGGGCGGGCCCCAGTCATCATCGGGGTGGTCGTAGGAACCCGCGGACTCCGGGGACGAGTTTTGCTGTTCGCCTGCAGCCGCCGCAGCCGGGGCAGGGGCGGGGGCAGGCGGGACCTCGGAGGCAGAGGTGGCCAGCGCCGGGGCCGGGACGGGCGGAACCGGCGCCTGGACTGGCGCCGCCGGAGTGACCGTTGCTTGGGCCGGAGCCATAGGCGCTGTCCGGGTGGCGGGAACGGCTGTCTGCGCCGGCGCTGGTTCGGTTCGCGGGGCCCCGGATTGGGCCGGTGCGGCCGCCGGGGTCAGACCCCAGTCAGCGTCGGCGGACGTGGCCGGGACGTCCCGGCTAACGGGTGCTTTTGGGTTTGGTTCAGAGCTCGCTGCGCTGTTGCTTCCGCTGGCCACCGCATTGATCTGGCATTCGATGCCGATGGTCTTGTGGATCGCCTGCCGCAGGTTCTCGGAGTGATCCGCCCGGCCGAACGCCCCCGCCAGCCCGGAGGTGGTGAAGGCGAGCGTCAGGACATGGTCTTCGAAGTGGCCCACCTGGGCATTCGGTTCAACCAGGGCCCAGGTGCTCCGCTTGATTTTGCTCAGCGTCTGCAGGATCTCAGGCCAGGCACGGCGGAGGACCTCGACGTCGGGCCCGGAGCCGGCGCCCGGCGCGACGCCGGGCGCGGCGGCAGGAGGCGCGGGGTCCCGCCGGTCCTGGGCCGGAGCGGTTCGGCCCGGGCCGGACTGAGCCTGGCCTGAAGGGAACGGGGCAGGTGGTGCAGCGGCCGCCGGCGCTGGCGGCGCCGGCGGGGTCGCCCGGGATTCCGGGGTCTTCCCCGGAGCGGCGCGCTGGACTCCGGCGGGCTCGTCGACAGGCCAGTCGCCGGTGCTGACGCGGGGCGGCGTGAGTGATTCCCGGGCAGGTTCGGTCTCGGGCTGGGGGGCCATGGCGGCCGAGGGGGATGCGGGGGTCGCTGACGCTGCCGCAGCAGGAGTTGCGGCAGCCGGAACCGGAGTCATTGGTGCGGGGGCAGCAGGTGCGGGAGCGGCCGCGGCCGGTACCGCGGCCGCCGGAACGGCCGCAACGGCGGCGGGAGCCCCGACGTCGCTCCCTGCGTAATTCAGGCGGCGTTCCACCCGGTCGATCCGGGCGGCGATGCCGCGTTCGGTCTGATCCGCGGAAGGCAGCAGGATGCGGGCACACAGCAGTTCGAGGTGCAGGCGCGGCGAGGTGGCGCCGGTCATCTCGGTCAGTGCGGTGTTGGTGACGTCCGCTGCCCGGGACAGCTCTGCCGCGCCCAGGTTGTGGGCCTGGTTCTGCAGGCGTGCGATCTGGTCTGCGGGCATGCCGCGGAGGATGGACTGGGCGCTCTCCGGCATGGCCTGGACGATGATGAGGTCCCGGAAGCGCTCGAGCAGGTCCTCCACGAAGCGGCGGGGGTCGTGCCCGGTCTGGATGACACGGTCCACGGCGCGGAACACGGTGGCGGCGTCTGATGCTGCCACGGCCTCCACAACGTCGTCGAGCAGGGAGGCATGGGTGTAGCCCAGCAGCGCGACGGCGAGTTCGTAGTCCAGTCCCGCCGGTCCGGCGCCGGCCATAAGCTGGTCCAGAACGGACAGCGAGTCACGTACAGAGCCGCCTCCGGCGCGGATGACGAGCGAGAGCACCCCGGGCGCCACGGGAACGTCTTCCTGCTTGCAGAGCAGCTCTAGATACTCCATAAGCGGCTCCGGCGGGACGAGCCGGAACGGGTAGTGGTGCGTGCGGGAGCGGATGGTGCCGATGACCTTGTCCGGCTCCGTGGTGGCAAAGATGAACTTGATGTGTTCCGGCGGCTCTTCGACGATCTTCAGCAGTGCATTGAAGCCGGCGGAGGTGACCATGTGGGCTTCGTCGATGATGAAGATCTTGTAGCGGTCCCGGACGGGGGCGTAGGTGGCCCGTTCGCGCAGGTCACGGGCGTCGTCCACGCCGCCGTGGCTAGCTGCGTCAATCTCGATCACGTCGAGGGATCCGGAGCCGCCGCGGGCGAGCTCAACGCAGCTGGGGCACCTGCCGCAGGGGGTGTCCGTAGGGCCTTCAGCGCAGTTCAGGCAGCGGGCCAGGATGCGGGCAGAGGTGGTTTTTCCGCAGCCGCGGGGGCCCGAGAAGAGGTAGGCGTGATTGACACGGTTCTTGCGCAGGGCCGTCATCAGCGGCTCGGTGACGTGTTCCTGCCCGATTACGTCCGCGAACGAATCTGGGCGGTATCTACGGTAAAGCGCGGTTGTAACAGTCACAGCTAAACCCTACCAATCGGCACAGACATAAAAGACCCCTCATGCACCCGCCAGAGCCCATTTACCCTTGCTACCTTCCGGTCCTGGGGGAGTTCAACAGGATGACGCCACATGAGGGGCCGTCAGCAAGTTTACCCGACGTTTGAGTGTGCCCCGAATCGTGCGCCCGGTGCCGCGAAATACCGCGGGACATGCCCATTTTTCGCGGCGGGGAGCGGGCGTGTTGGGACTATGTCCACTGCCCGCGGTCAGGGCGGGGCATGTCCCGCGGCGAGGGGCCCGCTGGGGGTCGAGGGGCCAATTGGGCGATGCCGGGAAATTCAGGTAGTCTAGTATCTGCTTTTGATTCAGAAGCTACTGGAGAATTCGCCTAGCGGCCTATGGCGCACGCCTGGAACGCGTGTTGGGTTAACGCCCTCGGGGGTTCAAATCCCCCATTCTCCGCGGTTGGCCCCGGTCCCTAGGACCGGGGCCTTTTTGCGTCACGAGGTGTATTCCTCGGGCTCACCGGCGGGCTATGAAACAAGGAACAGCCCCGAGCGCGCCGGCTCATGCCGCCGGCGGGACGGCCCGCATCGCCGGTGTGGGACGCTTCCCCGGCCGAGGTGCTGCTTCGCCTCCTCGGCGGGGGTGAAGGCCACAAACTCGCTTCCGGCAAACACGATCGGCGTGTGCCCGGTTCGATGATGAACGCGTCACCGGCCTCGAAGATCTCCTCGACCCCGTCGGCTCTCCGGACGCCGAACTTCCCCTTGAGTACGTAGCCCAGGTGGTTCGCCTGGCACTGATCGTTCGGCGCACCCTTGAAGAACGGCGCCTGGTCCATGTCGACGAGGTTGCTTTCCCAGCTGACATTCCAGTCGCCGATCTCCTGCTCGTCAGCGTCCACATAGCCGGGGAACGATGGGTAAGACGAGGCGGCCTTCGATACCTTAGTCATTTCTTCTCCTGACAAGCGCGCCTCGTGCCGGGTCCGGTGTGCCTCGGCCATCCTTCACTGTCCTGTCCACGCTAGGTATCCCTGTACCGCGCTCCCAGAGGTCTAGGTCCCGTGAGAAGTGATGGCGCAGCGTCGCCACCGATACCGCAAGCCCGCCATCACGTGCAGCTCGGGGGCGGCCCTGCATGCAGCCCTGATCCGGCACGCCGGTGAGGAGACTAGCCCTGGTAGCCCAGCCTGCGGAGCCGGTCCCGTGCGGCCTGCTCGCTGGGACCCACCCGGCCCAGGGCCAGATGGACGACGGCGAGCGTCACTTTCGTGGCCAGCCGCACCGGCAGCGGAATAGGGCCAAGCCGTGCGGTCCGGAGGCCCAGCAGCTCACGGTATTTGGGCTCCAGGCTCGCCACGGCCGCCGCGAACAGGACCCGGTAGCCCGGCCTGAGCGCGGGATGGAGCGGCGGATTGCGGATGAACGCCACCGTCTCGGCGACCTTTTCGTCGGAACGGAGCTCCCCGGCGTCGTACCAGTGGTCCAACTGCCGGCGCATGGCCTCCTCGCTGAGCGGCGGGGACTCCACCCCCATCAGCTCCCCTGCCTGTGCCCACTCACGCACGTAGGCATCGGGACCACCCGGAATCGGCCTGCCCCAGATCTTGTGTGCCGAAAGGAACGCATCGGTGAAGGCGATATGCACCCAGCGGAGCAGCTCCGGATCGTTGGCCGCGTAGTTCCGGGCGATGCCGTGGCCGTCCACGTACTCACCGCGCACCGACTCATGCAGCCTCAGCACCCAGCCGGACGCCGCCCGGGCCGCGTCGGTTGAACCGTAGGAAACCGTGAAGATCCAGCGGATCGTACCGGCAAGCCGACCGAGGGGATCCTCGCGGAAGCGGGAGTGGTCGTGGACCCCGGCCAGCGCGCCGGGGTGGAGCGCCTGCATCAGCAGAGCCCGGATGCCCGCCACGATCGTTGGCA
It includes:
- a CDS encoding oxygenase MpaB family protein, whose product is MRNLAKELQAELKQTFTGTREAAPEWVPRLADGDDPGYHLPGSAVWTVHGDMPTIVAGIRALLMQALHPGALAGVHDHSRFREDPLGRLAGTIRWIFTVSYGSTDAARAASGWVLRLHESVRGEYVDGHGIARNYAANDPELLRWVHIAFTDAFLSAHKIWGRPIPGGPDAYVREWAQAGELMGVESPPLSEEAMRRQLDHWYDAGELRSDEKVAETVAFIRNPPLHPALRPGYRVLFAAAVASLEPKYRELLGLRTARLGPIPLPVRLATKVTLAVVHLALGRVGPSEQAARDRLRRLGYQG
- the recR gene encoding recombination mediator RecR, with amino-acid sequence MYEGAVQELIDELGRLPGVGPKSAQRLAFHILEADPQDMKRLVDAITTVKERVKFCTVCGNVTEQELCNICRDPRRDPSIICVVEESKDVLAVERTRSFRGRYHVLGGAINPIAGIGPEQLRIRELLTRLNDGAIQEIIIATDPNLEGEATATYLARMLKSIGIAVTRLASGLPVGGDLEYADEVTLGRAFEGRRNALS
- a CDS encoding DNA polymerase III subunit gamma and tau — its product is MTVTTALYRRYRPDSFADVIGQEHVTEPLMTALRKNRVNHAYLFSGPRGCGKTTSARILARCLNCAEGPTDTPCGRCPSCVELARGGSGSLDVIEIDAASHGGVDDARDLRERATYAPVRDRYKIFIIDEAHMVTSAGFNALLKIVEEPPEHIKFIFATTEPDKVIGTIRSRTHHYPFRLVPPEPLMEYLELLCKQEDVPVAPGVLSLVIRAGGGSVRDSLSVLDQLMAGAGPAGLDYELAVALLGYTHASLLDDVVEAVAASDAATVFRAVDRVIQTGHDPRRFVEDLLERFRDLIIVQAMPESAQSILRGMPADQIARLQNQAHNLGAAELSRAADVTNTALTEMTGATSPRLHLELLCARILLPSADQTERGIAARIDRVERRLNYAGSDVGAPAAVAAVPAAAVPAAAAPAPAAPAPMTPVPAAATPAAAASATPASPSAAMAPQPETEPARESLTPPRVSTGDWPVDEPAGVQRAAPGKTPESRATPPAPPAPAAAAPPAPFPSGQAQSGPGRTAPAQDRRDPAPPAAAPGVAPGAGSGPDVEVLRRAWPEILQTLSKIKRSTWALVEPNAQVGHFEDHVLTLAFTTSGLAGAFGRADHSENLRQAIHKTIGIECQINAVASGSNSAASSEPNPKAPVSRDVPATSADADWGLTPAAAPAQSGAPRTEPAPAQTAVPATRTAPMAPAQATVTPAAPVQAPVPPVPAPALATSASEVPPAPAPAPAAAAAGEQQNSSPESAGSYDHPDDDWGPPRDEDAPPLDEEPPMDWDPSAPALVRAAPPAAAPAPARKKAAAPARTGAASPTAPSGAPAPQAPDTADDPWARAVEQAPGVWAVGTEPNVGRYPGEASETPEPAPEPEPPHYEPAAAQVPQYAAAVSASASYEPVASSSNGWGDPAELVAVGAPSVPASANAAPIAAPATPANAAPTNAAPTAAPVPPTASPAANPVAPAATPATGRQSLYQRLSNSPEAEAGRAKAPARAAAVTTTYVQDIPSADDETIEESGVFGRAAVERILDGKLIEERSLDGSPLPPRF
- a CDS encoding MarR family winged helix-turn-helix transcriptional regulator — protein: MTDVTEGTRDDLLLEHQLCFALTVASRSVVGAYKPVLDQLGLTHPQYLVMLCLWESSPRSVRDISEALAQEPATISPLLRRLEAAGFITRQRVPGDERTLAVGLTPQGTALRQQATAVPGTMMDLLGLSREQVGQLHASMTALIAATKTASKDAPRR
- a CDS encoding aspartate kinase; this encodes MSLPTTEVHPGPQPQERPASAVATKHLVVKKFGGSSVADAEGIKRVARRIVDAQNAGDEVVVVVSAMGDTTDELLDLASQVTDSAPAREMDMLLSAGERISMALLAMAINKFGASAQSFTGSQAGMITDGIHGKARIIDVDPHRIRTALDKGHIAIVAGFQGMSRTTNEITTLGRGGSDTTAVALAAALDADVCEIFTDVDGIYTADPRVVPSARKIDRISSEEMLELAASGAKILHLRCVEYARRFGVPLHVRSSFSQNEGTWVLPGADDKITTQEGVALEQPIISGVAHDRSEAKVTVVGVPDIPGKAAAIFQVIADAHSNIDMIVQNVSTHGTGRTDISFTLPIVEGADALAALHAAQDRIGFETIEYNEKIGKLSLIGAGMRSHPGVSAKFFAALSEAGININMISTSEIRISVVTHADLLDDAVRAIHKAFDLDSEDEATVYGGTGR